A region of Mesoplodon densirostris isolate mMesDen1 chromosome 11, mMesDen1 primary haplotype, whole genome shotgun sequence DNA encodes the following proteins:
- the BHLHE41 gene encoding class E basic helix-loop-helix protein 41 produces MDEGIPHLQERQLLEHRDFIGLDYPSLYMCKPKRSMKRDDSKDTYKLPHRLIEKKRRDRINECIAQLKDLLPEHLKLTTLGHLEKAVVLELTLKHLKALTALTEQQHQKIIALQNGERSLKSPIQSDLDAFHSGFQTCAKEVLQYLARFESWTPREPRCVQLINHLHAVATQFLPTPQLLTQQVPLSKGTGVPSAATPAGSGAAPCLERAGQKLEPLAHCVPVIQRTQPSAELAAENDTDTDSGYGGEAEARPDREKGKGAGASRVTIKQEPPGEDSPAPKRMKLDSRSGGGLGGGAAAAAAALLGPDPAAPAALLRPDAALLSSLVAFGGGGGAPFAQPAAAAAPFCLPFYFLSPSAAAAYVQPFLDKSGLEKYLYPAAAAAPFPLLYPGIPAPAAAAAAAAAAAAAAAFPCLSSVLSPPPEKAAAAAAAATLLPHEVAPPGALHPPPPHGRTHLPFAGRSEPGNPESSAQEDPSQPGKETP; encoded by the exons ATGGACGAAGGAATTCCTCATTTGCAAGAGAGACAGTTACTGGAACATAGAGATTTTATAGG ACTGGATTATCCCTCTTTGTATATGTGTAAACCCAAAAGGAGCATGAAGCGAGACGATAGCAAG GATACCTACAAATTACCGCACAgattaatagaaaagaaaagaagagaccgAATTAATGAATGCATCGCTCAGCTGAAAGACTTACTGCCTGAACATCTAAAGTTGACA ACTCTGGGGCACCTGGAGAAAGCGGTGGTCTTGGAATTAACTTTGAAACACTTAAAAGCTTTAACAGCCTTAACGGAGCAGCAACATCAgaagataattgctttacagaaTG GGGAGCGATCTCTGAAATCGCCCATTCAGTCCGACTTGGATGCGTTCCATTCGGGATTTCAAACATGCGCCAAAGAAGTCTTGCAATACCTCGCCCGGTTTGAGAGCTGGACGCCCAGGGAGCCGCGGTGTGTCCAGCTGATCAACCACTTGCACGCCGTGGCCACCCAGTTCTTGCCCACCCCCCAGCTGTTGACTCAACAGGTTCCTCTGAGCAAAGGCACCGGCGTGCCCTCGGCCGCCACCCCCGCCGGGTCCGGGGCCGCCCCCTGCCTGGAGCGCGCCGGGCAGAAGCTGGAGCCCCTCGCCCACTGCGTGCCGGTCATCCAGCGGACTCAGCCCAGCGCCGAGCTCGCCGCCGAGAACGACACGGACACCGACAGCGGCTACGGCGGCGAGGCCGAGGCCCGGCCGGACCGCGAGAAGGGCAAAGGCGCGGGGGCGAGCCGCGTCACCATCAAGCAGGAGCCCCCCGGGGAGGACTCGCCGGCGCCCAAGAGGATGAAGCTGGATTCCCGCAGCGGCGGCGGCCTGGGGGgaggcgcggcggcggcggcggccgcgctCCTGGGTCCCGACCCGGCCGCCCCGGCCGCGCTGCTGAGACCCGACGCTGCCCTGCTCAGCTCGCTGGTGGCGTTCGGCGGAGGCGGGGGCGCGCCCTTCGCGCAGCCTGCGGCCGCCGCGgcccccttctgcctgcccttctACTTCCTCTCGCCTTCGGCGGCCGCCGCCTACGTGCAGCCCTTCCTGGACAAGAGCGGCCTGGAGAAGTACCTGTACCCGGCGGCGGCCGCCGCCCCGTTCCCACTGCTGTACCCCGGCATCCCCgccccggccgccgccgccgccgccgccgctgccgccgccgccgccgccgccttccCCTGCCTGTCCTCCGTGTTGTCGCCCCCTCCCGAGAAGGcggcagccgccgccgccgccgcgaccCTCCTGCCGCACGAGGTGGCGCCCCCTGGGGCGCtgcaccccccgcccccgcacgGCCGCACCCACCTGCCCTTCGCCGGCCGCAGCGAGCCGGGGAACCCGGAGAGCTCCGCTCAGGAAGATCCCTCGCAGCCAGGAAAGGAAACCCCCTGA